In Ruminococcaceae bacterium R-25, a genomic segment contains:
- a CDS encoding beta-lactamase regulating signal transducer with metallopeptidase domain, whose translation MSYIFSKVLEMSLYGSIAILVVLLFRLIFKKCPKRVMILFWIIVALRLVLPFNFNSPTSILNFGKLMQPKTVSAEPTTYDPETRLREIAVVDTAPVVVEQNAPDTAVIDNGSDTQETAPVVTEQAPKVTFKTILPYIWITVMVGLLIFSAIRYAIFYSRARWSSRSFDGRYYMANDIDSPFVVGIINPKIFFPINMDDDEREYVLNHEWTHIKNKDGLTKLLSYIVLCIHWFNPLVWLAFFMLCADIEMRVDEETTSNFNLSMVKEYCKSLVRHAADDNKGAFMQSTAFSGLSFGGMETKMRIKNLLSHKISSREIQIASICVTLVFSLLVSASSIDHQPWVREKPAEPEESAVIASETTESEPSETTAETTNSRRWSAAFIDPYIELIRKTGYDNQGNKLFYKYAFIYVDDDLIPELVMERPTEGANDLVSLYTFRNGKVLPVFEDGVYMDSSESYHYIPFEDFIIHHVVLTQGELAEAKLYSMNDLMTGAKPKADGYFEGTSFSIDGKSVTQDEYKEFFRSREAEVITGKVGPDKAIEILNGQKTSGGTKIPSNISDDPAVSETTETTEETTAATASETTTPVETTVPAEDKLLSISKIKDFTVIPFVNESNNSTFTVSGEFGYIICQILPEKVVRFTIKDKSFEYAIPSTSTGGIYLLKDYGKANIFIQFYVEGGNQICAYNVFDNGVFFKGAVNNATFERAVDNPRTFWIIENYGENAVVDVRRHYTMSKTTGMPAPDTDLMYTLFITKKPLKSKVDLSGCLMVNGIIYKDKIITINAGETVTPLKTDERTSIQIQKEDGTVVKVDFKGQIDRFYDSNNYRWVYNAIVDWFEPA comes from the coding sequence ATGAGTTATATATTTTCCAAAGTATTGGAGATGAGCCTGTACGGCAGTATTGCCATACTGGTCGTATTGTTGTTCAGACTGATTTTCAAAAAATGCCCGAAGAGGGTAATGATCCTTTTCTGGATCATTGTTGCGTTAAGGCTGGTACTGCCGTTCAATTTCAATTCGCCAACGAGCATCCTTAACTTCGGCAAGCTCATGCAGCCGAAGACCGTGTCGGCAGAGCCCACGACCTACGATCCGGAGACGAGATTAAGAGAGATTGCGGTAGTCGATACTGCTCCGGTTGTTGTGGAACAGAATGCTCCTGATACAGCCGTAATTGATAACGGCTCTGACACTCAAGAGACGGCCCCCGTGGTTACTGAGCAGGCTCCGAAGGTTACCTTTAAGACCATTCTTCCTTATATCTGGATTACCGTTATGGTTGGCTTGCTGATTTTCTCCGCAATAAGATATGCGATCTTTTATTCAAGGGCGAGATGGAGTTCACGTTCCTTTGACGGAAGATATTACATGGCAAATGATATCGATTCGCCTTTTGTCGTAGGCATCATAAATCCGAAGATCTTTTTCCCGATCAACATGGATGACGACGAGCGCGAATATGTCCTTAACCATGAGTGGACGCACATAAAGAATAAGGACGGACTTACAAAGCTTCTAAGCTACATTGTCCTTTGCATTCACTGGTTCAATCCGCTTGTATGGCTCGCTTTCTTCATGCTCTGCGCAGATATCGAAATGCGTGTCGATGAGGAGACCACGAGTAATTTCAACCTTTCAATGGTAAAGGAATACTGCAAGTCTCTCGTAAGACATGCAGCTGACGACAATAAGGGCGCATTCATGCAGAGCACTGCATTCAGCGGCCTGAGCTTCGGTGGCATGGAAACCAAGATGAGGATCAAGAATCTTCTGTCCCATAAGATATCGTCAAGAGAGATCCAGATAGCTTCCATCTGCGTTACGCTTGTCTTCTCACTTCTGGTATCCGCATCTTCTATTGATCACCAGCCGTGGGTAAGAGAGAAGCCCGCAGAGCCCGAAGAGAGTGCTGTTATTGCGTCTGAGACTACAGAATCTGAACCTTCCGAGACCACAGCCGAGACAACAAACTCCAGGAGATGGAGTGCCGCATTTATCGATCCGTATATTGAACTGATCAGAAAGACCGGATATGACAATCAGGGCAACAAGCTGTTTTATAAGTATGCATTTATCTATGTTGATGATGATCTGATCCCTGAGCTTGTTATGGAAAGACCGACAGAGGGTGCGAACGATCTGGTAAGTCTTTACACTTTCAGAAACGGTAAGGTTCTGCCTGTCTTTGAGGACGGCGTTTATATGGATTCGAGCGAGTCTTATCACTACATTCCTTTTGAAGACTTTATTATTCATCATGTTGTATTGACCCAGGGTGAGCTCGCTGAAGCCAAGCTCTATTCCATGAATGATCTTATGACAGGTGCAAAGCCTAAAGCAGACGGCTATTTTGAGGGAACTTCGTTTTCAATAGACGGCAAGAGTGTCACGCAGGATGAATATAAAGAGTTTTTCAGAAGCCGCGAAGCCGAAGTGATAACCGGCAAAGTCGGTCCTGATAAGGCTATTGAGATCCTGAATGGCCAGAAGACTTCCGGCGGAACCAAGATCCCGTCAAATATCTCGGATGACCCGGCTGTTTCCGAGACAACAGAGACGACGGAAGAGACAACGGCTGCTACTGCTTCTGAGACCACAACACCTGTTGAGACAACGGTACCTGCAGAGGATAAGCTGCTTTCGATAAGCAAGATAAAGGATTTTACGGTCATTCCGTTTGTGAACGAGAGCAACAATTCCACTTTTACTGTCTCAGGAGAATTCGGATATATCATATGCCAGATCCTCCCGGAGAAAGTGGTGCGCTTCACTATTAAGGACAAGTCATTTGAATATGCAATTCCTTCAACGAGCACCGGAGGAATCTACCTGCTGAAAGATTACGGAAAGGCGAACATCTTTATTCAGTTCTACGTTGAAGGCGGAAACCAGATCTGTGCATACAATGTCTTTGATAACGGTGTTTTCTTCAAAGGAGCGGTTAATAACGCCACATTCGAAAGAGCAGTCGATAATCCCAGAACATTCTGGATAATCGAAAACTATGGGGAAAATGCGGTCGTTGATGTGAGGAGACATTACACGATGTCCAAAACAACAGGAATGCCGGCACCTGATACCGACCTGATGTATACGTTATTCATTACGAAGAAGCCTTTAAAGAGCAAGGTTGATCTGAGCGGCTGCCTGATGGTAAACGGCATCATATATAAAGACAAGATAATCACGATAAATGCAGGCGAGACAGTAACCCCTTTAAAGACAGACGAAAGGACGAGCATTCAGATCCAAAAAGAAGACGGTACTGTGGTCAAGGTAGACTTTAAAGGTCAGATAGACAGATTCTACGACAGCAATAACTACCGATGGGTCTACAATGCCATTGTGGACTGGTTCGAACCTGCATAA
- a CDS encoding cell division protein FtsB translates to MRKVRRKTGGISFLTAMICIVCVVVGILCLTKYANINRQKERLKAENSSLVAQSEALADKLKQIRAQEEFGKDDSYVESVARTQLDMVYPGEVIFRVSGDKYN, encoded by the coding sequence TTGCGCAAAGTCAGACGCAAAACCGGCGGTATATCTTTCTTAACGGCAATGATCTGCATCGTCTGCGTTGTCGTAGGAATCCTTTGCCTGACCAAATATGCCAACATCAACAGACAGAAAGAACGCCTTAAGGCAGAGAACTCTTCCCTCGTCGCACAGTCAGAAGCCCTGGCAGACAAGCTTAAGCAGATAAGAGCCCAGGAGGAATTCGGCAAGGACGATTCTTATGTCGAGAGCGTCGCAAGAACCCAGCTCGACATGGTCTATCCCGGCGAAGTCATCTTCAGAGTATCTGGCGATAAGTACAATTGA
- a CDS encoding ribosomal 50S subunit-recycling heat shock protein: MRLDKFLKLSRVIKRRTVANDVCQAGRVTVNGKPAKPSVKLKVGDVVTILFGSGEVKFKVLSLQETVRKEEAASMYELLE; this comes from the coding sequence ATGAGGCTTGATAAATTCCTTAAATTGTCCAGAGTGATCAAGCGCAGGACCGTTGCAAACGACGTCTGCCAGGCCGGCAGAGTCACAGTTAACGGAAAACCAGCAAAGCCTTCCGTAAAGCTTAAGGTCGGCGATGTGGTCACCATTCTTTTCGGTAGCGGCGAAGTCAAGTTCAAGGTCTTATCGCTTCAGGAGACCGTCAGGAAAGAAGAAGCGGCTTCGATGTACGAACTTCTCGAATGA
- a CDS encoding DNA replication and repair protein RecR produces the protein MARYSPSIQNLIAQLSSLPGIGGKSAQRLAFHILSMDDKDAEALTSSIMAARQSTKRCSCCQNFTDSDPCPICSDPLRDKTTVLVVESPRDVSTFERAHEYKGLYHVLHGVFNPMKSMSISDTTIPDLIKRLADHPEITEVIVATNQTAEGNATALYLSRMLGPSGIKVSRLASGLPMGSDIEYADDLTLLSALKGRVMLTGDNNEA, from the coding sequence ATGGCAAGATATTCGCCTTCAATTCAGAATCTCATAGCTCAGCTCAGCAGTCTTCCCGGCATAGGAGGCAAGTCTGCACAGCGTCTGGCATTCCACATCCTCTCAATGGACGATAAGGATGCCGAGGCTTTGACGTCTTCGATAATGGCAGCAAGGCAGTCTACGAAAAGATGCTCCTGCTGTCAGAATTTCACAGACTCTGACCCCTGCCCTATCTGCTCTGATCCCTTAAGAGATAAGACAACTGTTCTGGTCGTCGAATCGCCCAGAGATGTCTCTACCTTTGAGAGAGCTCACGAGTATAAGGGACTTTACCATGTTCTTCACGGTGTATTTAACCCCATGAAGTCCATGAGTATTTCGGATACGACTATCCCTGACCTTATCAAGCGTTTGGCAGATCATCCTGAGATTACTGAGGTTATCGTTGCTACTAACCAGACAGCAGAAGGCAATGCCACTGCCCTTTACCTTTCAAGAATGCTGGGTCCTTCCGGCATCAAGGTATCAAGGCTGGCATCCGGTCTTCCCATGGGTTCTGATATTGAATATGCAGATGACTTAACGCTCCTTTCCGCTTTGAAAGGACGCGTAATGCTTACAGGAGACAATAATGAGGCTTGA